Sequence from the Corallococcus sp. EGB genome:
TGGCTCGTGCATGCGCTCACGGAGGAGCAGCTGCGCACGCTGCTTCCGGAGACGCGTGAGCTCAAGATCCAGCGGCACGTCCTTCCGAACCTGCGCGCCCTGAACTTCGTCGTCGAGGGATTGCTCGGCGAAGGCGTCTCGTCATCCACCCGCTTCGACCCGCAGGCCAAGGCGCTCGGCGAGTGGCTGCGCTCGCGCCACGTCGACGTCCCGGCATCCCTTCTCTAGCGCCTTCGCAAACCGAGGAAGCCCATGCAGCACACCCAGGAACACCGCGCCATCCGCCAGACCGTCCGCAAGTTCGTGGAGCAGGAGCTGAACCCGCACGTCGACGCGTGGGAGGCCGCGGAGATCTTCCCGGCGCGGGAGGTCTTCAAGAAGCTGGGCGAGCTCGGCCTGCTTGGCATCACCAAGCCCACGGAGTTCGGCGGGCTGGGGCTGGACGCGTCGTTCTCCGTCGCCTTCGCTGAGGAGCTGGGCCACTGCACCTGCGGCGCGCTGCCCATGGCCATCGGCGTCGTGACGGACATGGCGACGCCCGCGCTCGCCCGCTTCGGCAGCGACGAGCTGCGGCGGGAGTTCCTGGCGCCCACGCTCGCGGGCGAGCGCGTCTGCTCCATCGCGGTGAGTGAGCCCGGCGCCGGCTCGGACGTGGCGAGCGTCACGACCACGGCGCGCCGGGACGGCGACGACTACGTCATCGACGGCAGCAAGATGTGGATCACCAATGGCATGCAGGCGGATTGGATCTGCCTGCTCGCCAACACGGGTGACGGGCCCGCGCACGCGAACAAGTCGCTCATCATCGTGCCCATGGACAGCCCCGGCATCACCCGGTCGAAGATCCGCAAGCTGGGCATGTGGGCGTCCGACACGGCGCAGCTCTTCTTCGACGGCGTGCGCGTCCCCACGCGCTTCCGCGTCGGTGACGAGGGGCGCGGCTTCGCCATGCAGATGCAGCAGTTCCAGGAGGAGCGGCTGTTCGTG
This genomic interval carries:
- a CDS encoding acyl-CoA dehydrogenase family protein; protein product: MQHTQEHRAIRQTVRKFVEQELNPHVDAWEAAEIFPAREVFKKLGELGLLGITKPTEFGGLGLDASFSVAFAEELGHCTCGALPMAIGVVTDMATPALARFGSDELRREFLAPTLAGERVCSIAVSEPGAGSDVASVTTTARRDGDDYVIDGSKMWITNGMQADWICLLANTGDGPAHANKSLIIVPMDSPGITRSKIRKLGMWASDTAQLFFDGVRVPTRFRVGDEGRGFAMQMQQFQEERLFVSASTLVTFDRLIAQTAEYTRQRKAFGQSILDNQSVHFRLAELQTEVEALRALIYRTVSMYVEDKDDPEVVKLASMCKLKSGRLARELVDGCLQYWGGMGFTWDNPAARAYRDLRLGSIGGGADEVMLGIISKAMGTLPRKARG